Proteins encoded by one window of Geobacter sp. DSM 9736:
- a CDS encoding MBL fold metallo-hydrolase codes for MKRRITILCENSVGAISGTLGEHGFAALIESEAEAVLFDCGQGATLLHNARRLNRPLSLIQRVVLSHGHYDHTGGLLPLLTECGGKVVAAHPGIFTDRYRVKDTGERISIGMPYKKEELERKGCVFDLSAEFREIGADIFVTGYIPRLTSFEHGDSGLYCDEAGCEPDHILDDQSLVICCDKGIVLLLGCCHAGIINTLEHVTRTLGRNDIYAVVGGTHLGFCSSLQLDETVKRLHGYRIKKICGSHCTGFAAAARLSREFPGHFHPAQVGFTLEI; via the coding sequence ATGAAACGCCGTATCACGATTCTATGTGAAAACAGCGTAGGCGCCATATCCGGGACGCTTGGCGAGCATGGGTTCGCGGCGCTGATCGAAAGTGAGGCTGAAGCGGTTCTGTTCGACTGCGGCCAGGGCGCGACGCTTCTGCATAACGCCAGACGCCTCAACCGGCCGTTGAGCCTTATACAAAGAGTCGTTCTTTCCCATGGCCACTACGACCATACCGGAGGCCTTCTTCCCCTTCTGACGGAGTGCGGGGGAAAAGTGGTAGCGGCTCATCCGGGAATTTTCACCGATCGATATCGCGTGAAGGATACGGGGGAGAGGATATCCATTGGTATGCCTTACAAGAAGGAGGAGTTGGAACGGAAGGGGTGCGTTTTCGATCTTTCGGCGGAATTTCGGGAAATAGGTGCCGATATCTTTGTGACCGGCTACATCCCCCGACTTACTTCATTCGAACATGGCGACAGCGGTCTTTATTGTGACGAAGCTGGATGCGAGCCGGATCATATTCTCGATGATCAATCCCTGGTAATTTGCTGCGATAAAGGGATCGTTCTTCTGCTCGGCTGTTGCCATGCCGGAATCATCAACACCCTGGAACATGTCACCCGCACCTTGGGGAGGAATGACATATATGCCGTGGTGGGGGGCACACATCTTGGTTTCTGCTCATCTCTCCAGCTGGATGAGACGGTGAAGAGGCTCCACGGCTACCGAATAAAGAAAATCTGCGGGAGCCACTGTACCGGGTTTGCCGCTGCGGCTCGATTGTCTCGTGAATTCCCGGGGCATTTCCATCCGGCCCAGGTAGGATTTACTTTAGAAATTTGA
- a CDS encoding DUF2892 domain-containing protein, with protein sequence MYIDRLLRIIAGGFILISLILAHMHSEKWLWFTAFVGLNLFQSGFSNWCPMITFLEKLGVPRFPGQRMQA encoded by the coding sequence ATGTATATCGACAGGTTATTGAGGATCATCGCGGGCGGGTTCATACTGATCTCACTCATCCTCGCACACATGCACAGCGAGAAGTGGTTGTGGTTCACGGCGTTCGTCGGACTCAACCTTTTTCAGTCGGGCTTTAGCAACTGGTGCCCGATGATTACATTTCTGGAAAAGCTAGGAGTGCCGAGGTTTCCAGGCCAGCGAATGCAGGCATGA
- a CDS encoding C-GCAxxG-C-C family protein: protein MFLWRRKAETEDTAETDFPTRVGADAEGYFRTGKMHCAEAVLYTIRNHFSPETPEDVVRLAAGFGGGSGSGCICGAVSGGTMAIGLVLGGDKKKVNVLTRELHIWFKERYGSTCCRIITTGGKKICPSLTGSVAGKVAELLRRG from the coding sequence ATGTTCTTGTGGCGAAGAAAGGCAGAGACGGAAGACACGGCGGAAACTGATTTTCCAACCCGCGTGGGAGCTGACGCGGAAGGTTATTTCAGAACCGGCAAGATGCATTGCGCCGAAGCCGTTCTTTACACCATCCGCAACCACTTTTCACCGGAGACGCCGGAAGACGTCGTCAGGCTTGCAGCAGGTTTCGGGGGTGGCTCCGGCTCCGGATGCATATGTGGAGCGGTGAGTGGAGGGACGATGGCCATCGGTCTCGTCCTGGGGGGGGACAAGAAGAAGGTAAACGTGCTGACGAGGGAACTTCATATTTGGTTCAAGGAGCGGTACGGCTCTACCTGTTGCAGGATCATTACAACGGGCGGGAAGAAAATATGCCCTTCCCTCACGGGGAGCGTGGCTGGGAAGGTGGCGGAACTGCTGCGGAGAGGATGA